Genomic window (bacterium):
GCCTCCTCGTTGCCGGCGAGTCGCGGCGCGAACCCGCCCTCGTCGCCGACGCCCGTCGCGAGTCCGCGCTCGAGCAGCACGCGGTGCAGCGCGTGGTAGATCTCCGCGCCCATCCGGAGCGCCTCCGGGAACGACGCCGCGCCGAGCGGCACGACCATGAACTCCTGGAACTCGAGGCCGTTGTCGGCGTGCCTGCCGCCGTTGAGGACGTTCATCAGCGGGACCGGCAGCGTCGCGGCCATGGGGCCGCCGAGGTACCGGAACAGCGGCTCGCCGCGGTCCGCGGCGGCGGCGTGGGCGACGGCGAGCGAAACGCCGAGGATCGCGTTGGCGCCGAGGCGCCCTTTGTTCGGCGTGCCGTCGGCGGCGATCAGCGCTTCGTCGATGCCGCGCTGATCGGCCGCGTCGCGGCCGGCCAGCAGCGGTGCGAGCGTCTCCCGGACGTGCCGGACCGCGGTGAGGACGCCGAGCCCGCCGTAGCGCGCGGGATCGCGATCGCGCAACTCGATCGCTTCGTGCACGCCGGTGCTGGCCCCCGACGGCACCGCGGCGGTGCCGCGCGCTCCGGAGTCGAGGGCGGCGTCGACCTCCACGGTCGGATTGCCCCGCGAATCGAGGATCTCACGCGCCGTGATACCGGTGATGCGGGCCATCGGCTCCTCCTATCCGCCGTCGAGAATCTCACAGTACGCCGTGTCGGGCCGGGGGGTCGCGGGCACGTCGCGAACGCGCGCGCGCACGCGGCGGTCGCCGACCTCCACCTCGATGACGTCTCCGGCGCGCACCGCGTCGGCGGGCTCCGCGCG
Coding sequences:
- the eno gene encoding phosphopyruvate hydratase gives rise to the protein MARITGITAREILDSRGNPTVEVDAALDSGARGTAAVPSGASTGVHEAIELRDRDPARYGGLGVLTAVRHVRETLAPLLAGRDAADQRGIDEALIAADGTPNKGRLGANAILGVSLAVAHAAAADRGEPLFRYLGGPMAATLPVPLMNVLNGGRHADNGLEFQEFMVVPLGAASFPEALRMGAEIYHALHRVLLERGLATGVGDEGGFAPRLAGNEEALELLADAIRKAGYAPGADAALALDPASSNFFESGRYRIGGAAYTSAEMAEYYARLADRFPIVSIEDGLAEDDWDGWVTLTRRLGERLQLVGDDLYVTNLRRIEDGIARGAGNAVLIKLNQIGTLTETLEAIRLTQRQRWAAVISHRSGETEDTTIADLAVAAGAGQIKSGAPARSERVAKYNRLLRIQEALGGAARYPGAAAFRG
- a CDS encoding S4 domain-containing protein codes for the protein MRLDKFLQVSRLVRRRTLANRLCDAGRVTVNGRRAEPADAVRAGDVIEVEVGDRRVRARVRDVPATPRPDTAYCEILDGG